GGTTATAGAAATCAATGGATTATAGAATTATAATTGCAAACGATCCACGGCTTATATCTAAGCTTGATTTAATTACATCCAGAATGTTGAACGGCAAATCTGCCGGGGCGTTTTTGTGCCGGTGTTTTCCATGATGGGTAGCACTGCTGCTAAAGCACTGCTGATACGTAAAGCTTGGGGGTGGGGCTATGGAGATTGAATTCAGAAAACGAGCCCTTTGCGAGATGTGCGAAGCTGTGAATTCCGCGCTGGAACTCAGGGAGGCTCTGGAGGTCATCACAAAGAATGCCGTTGATAAGCTGGGGCTCAAGGCAAGTTCCATCAGGCTCTTGGACCCCAAAAGGGAGATATTGGAGATAGCGGCAGCCTGCGGGCTGAGTGACGCATACCTCAAGAAGGGCCCCGTCAAGGTCAGCAATAGCCAGATCGATAGGGAGGCTCTAGGGGGCAAGCTGGTCTTTGTATATGATGTGACAAGCGACCGCCGCGTCCAGTACCCAGAGGAGATGAAAAGGGAGGGTCTATCCTCCCTCCTGTGTATACCGATCTCCTTTAAGGGCCAGCCGATCGGGGTATTGCGGGCCTACACCGGGGAGCTACACGAGTTTACACCCGATGAGATCGACGTCCTCTGCATCCTTGCAGCCCAGGGCGGGGTAGCGATAAGAAATGCCAGGCTTCACCACAGGACGCGCACCCTTTCTGAGATTGCAGGGAGAATAAATTCCACCCTCGAACTTGCAGAGGTCCTGGATCTCCTGGTGGAGAACGCGGCGAAAGCCCTGGATGTCAAGGCTGCCTCGCTCAGGCTCTTAGATCGTTCGGGGAAGAGGCTCGTTGTCAGCTCGGCCTATGGCCTGAGCGAGGAATATCTCCAGAAGGGGCCTGTAGATGTTGAGCGGAGCATACTTGACGGGGAGGTGCTCTCCGGAGGGCGCCCTGTGAAGCTCCTGGAGGCTGCAGAAGACCCCCGCTTTCAATACCGCCAGGAAGCCGAGCGAGAAGGAATAAGGTCGGTGCTCTGCGTCCCTCTTTTTGTGAAGGAAAAGCCTGTAGGGGTGCTCAGGGTTTACACTGAAATGCCGTATGACTTCGCGGAGGATGAGGTCGATTTCCTTACTGCGCTTGGCAACCTGGGGGCGATCGCCATCGAGAATGCGAGGATGTACAAGGAGCTCAAAGATAACTACGACCGGCTTATGACGGACATAGCGGCCCTTCATGAGTGGGGAGGCGGGCGTCATGGAGTGCATGGAACACAGGGAACACCACAGGGAACACAAGGAGACTTGCGCGGATGAGACTTGCGCGAATGAAGCTCACGCGGGTAAGGCTTGCGCGGGCGAGACGATAGCCCAAGCTACAAGAGCCGCGGGCCAAGCAGAGGGGAAGACTGCAGGACTTACTGAGATTGTAATTGGAATGGCCACATGCGGGATAGCCTCGGGCGCAGAGGCCGTATTCAGAGCCTTTGAGGAAGCCTTGAAGGAGAAAGGGCTCGCGGATGCCAGGGTCACCGGGACGGGATGCCTAGGAAGGTGCGTAAAAGAACCCCTCGTAGAGGTGATCAGGCCGGGCGAACCGCCGGTGTTCTATGCAAATGTGACCCCTGAGAAGGCCCGCGAGATAGTAGATCGCCACATAGGGAAGGGAGAGGTTGTCGCCGAGCTGGAGCTAAGGTAAGCGGCGACGATGGGTGTTGGGCTTCTAGGCTTGAAGTTCGAGGCTCGAGGCCCGAAGCTTGCTGCTAAAGCCTGGGTAGCTAAATCACAACAGGCGGGGTGGCGATGGGCGATATCGGGGGCTGGGTCATGGTATTCATGATATTGCGGCGAAACTGAGTCGAGCGGAGCTGAGAGCTTACGGGGTTACGGGGGTTGAGGGATTGATGGAGGTACTGATCTGTTCCGGGACGGGTTGCCTTGCTTCTGGCGCGAAGAACCTCGAGAAGCGGCTCGAGGAGGAGATAGAACAAAACGGCCTCGCAGGAAAGGTCCGGCTCACCGAGGCGGGGTGTCTTGGGCTTTGCGAGAAGGGGCCTATCCTGCTCGTATATCCGGGGGGCATTCTCTATGCGGGAGTTGAGGCCGGTGATATAACCGAAATAGTGCAGAAGCACCTCCTGGGCCGCCAGGTGGTGGAGAGATTAAGATATAACGGGCCCGCCCCGAAGGTTCCCGTACGAAGCATAGGCGACGTAGGTTTCTACCGCAAGCAGCTCCGGGTCGCGTTGAGAAACTGCGGCATCATTAACCCCGGGAGCATAGAAGATTATATGGGTGCCAGGGGTTACAGGGCCCTCAGTAAGGTGCTCACGGCTATGAGTCCGCAGGAAGTCGTCGATGAAGTCAAAACTTCCAAGCTCCGGGGGAGAGGTGGCGCCGGGTTTCCAACCGGCATAAAATGGCAGTTTGTGGCCGATGCAAAAGGAAAAAGGAAGTATGTCATATGTAACGCCGACGAGGGTGACCCCGGGGCCTTTATGGACCGCAGCATTCTTGAGGGGGACCCGCACAGCGTCATCGAAGGCATGATCATAGGTGGGTATGCAATCGGCTCCAATCAGGGTTATATATATGTGAGAGCCGAATATCCCCTGGCTATTGAGAGGCTCCAGGGGGCTGTCGAGCAGGCTGAGCGCTCCGGGTTCCTCGGGAGGAACATCCTCGGCTCGGGGTTTGACTTTAATATAGAACTGAGGTTCGGCGCGGGAGCCTTCGTATGCGGCGAGGAGACGGCGCTCATCGCCTCTATCGAAGGCAGGCGAGGCATGCCAAGGCCGCGCCCTCCCTACCCGGCCACAAGCGGCCTGTGGGGGATGCCCACCCTGATAAACAATGTTGAGACATGGGCGAATATCCCTCCCATTATC
This is a stretch of genomic DNA from Bacillota bacterium. It encodes these proteins:
- the nuoF gene encoding NADH-quinone oxidoreductase subunit NuoF; amino-acid sequence: MEVLICSGTGCLASGAKNLEKRLEEEIEQNGLAGKVRLTEAGCLGLCEKGPILLVYPGGILYAGVEAGDITEIVQKHLLGRQVVERLRYNGPAPKVPVRSIGDVGFYRKQLRVALRNCGIINPGSIEDYMGARGYRALSKVLTAMSPQEVVDEVKTSKLRGRGGAGFPTGIKWQFVADAKGKRKYVICNADEGDPGAFMDRSILEGDPHSVIEGMIIGGYAIGSNQGYIYVRAEYPLAIERLQGAVEQAERSGFLGRNILGSGFDFNIELRFGAGAFVCGEETALIASIEGRRGMPRPRPPYPATSGLWGMPTLINNVETWANIPPIILEGARWFASIGTERSKGTKVFALAGKINNTGLVEVPMGITLREIIFDIGGGIRDGKQFKAAQTGGPSGGCLPEKYLDIPIDYDNLLQAGSMMGSGGLIVMDQDSCMVEVARFFLEFTQDESCGKCTPCREGTKRMLEILTRITQGKGEPADVDKLLRLGRMIKRASLCGLGQTAPNPVLSTLEHFREEYEAHILERRCPARVCVALLNYFIDAEKCIGCGLCKKACPTGAISGELRKVHVIDQEKCIKCGECAKACKKFKAIYRA
- a CDS encoding GAF domain-containing protein; translated protein: MEIEFRKRALCEMCEAVNSALELREALEVITKNAVDKLGLKASSIRLLDPKREILEIAAACGLSDAYLKKGPVKVSNSQIDREALGGKLVFVYDVTSDRRVQYPEEMKREGLSSLLCIPISFKGQPIGVLRAYTGELHEFTPDEIDVLCILAAQGGVAIRNARLHHRTRTLSEIAGRINSTLELAEVLDLLVENAAKALDVKAASLRLLDRSGKRLVVSSAYGLSEEYLQKGPVDVERSILDGEVLSGGRPVKLLEAAEDPRFQYRQEAEREGIRSVLCVPLFVKEKPVGVLRVYTEMPYDFAEDEVDFLTALGNLGAIAIENARMYKELKDNYDRLMTDIAALHEWGGGRHGVHGTQGTPQGTQGDLRG
- a CDS encoding (2Fe-2S) ferredoxin domain-containing protein → MECMEHREHHREHKETCADETCANEAHAGKACAGETIAQATRAAGQAEGKTAGLTEIVIGMATCGIASGAEAVFRAFEEALKEKGLADARVTGTGCLGRCVKEPLVEVIRPGEPPVFYANVTPEKAREIVDRHIGKGEVVAELELR